The genomic stretch AAAATTGATACCGACAACGCCTGGCTACAACTTGCCATTAACGCCACGCGATTCAACTTGCAGGGAGAGACCTATATGCTGGTTTCGGTGCAAAATATCGGCGCTGAACTCGAAGACCAGGAGTTGGAAGCCGTGCAGCATATGACCCGCGTGCTGGCCCATGAAATCATGAACTCGATTACGCCCATTGCCTCGCTTGCCGGCTCCGCCAGACATCATCTCGAAGCAAACAGCACGGATAAACAAGGAGAAATCCCAGAAGCACTCGTCGATTTGCGTGACGCACTGGATACCATTGAGAAACGAAGCCAGGGCTTGCTGAATTTTGTCAACTCATACCGCCAAATTGCGCGTATCCCCCGCCCTGATTTCCAATTGGTAGAAGTAGGGGCCTTGTTTCGACGGGTCTCAAACCTGCTCGGTGCGCAAGCCAATGATGTTGATCTGAAAATTGACGTTGAGCCGGCTAACCTCACGGTCCTTGCCGACCCGGATCAAATGGAACAGGTGTTGATTAATCTGACCAAAAATGCCATTGAATCGCTCGAAGGCAAAGAAAATGGACAGGTGCGCCTCGAAGGCAGCCTGAGCCGCAGAAGCAGGGTCACCTTAAAGGTCACAGATAACGGATCCGGCATTGCAGCAGAAAATCAGAGCCAGATTTTTGTCCCGTTCTATTCCACAAAAGCAACGGGGTCGGGAATCGGTTTGAGTTTATCGCGGCAGATTATGCGCCGGCACGGCGGCAGCCTGCGCGTCCAGTCAAAACTGGGAGGCCCCACCAGTTTCCTCATGCACTTTTAGTGCTACAGCCTTCATGCTAGAGCGGCTCCGGGCGGAAGCCATAGAGATTCACTTCTTCCTCCCCCTTCAAACACAACAGAGACAACATCAGATAGAGGTTGTAGACAGGGATAAAAGCCAGGACAAGGTGCCAAGCCGGCCGATCCAAGTCGTGTAAACGACGTATAGCAGCCGTTAACAGGGTGACCAGCGCCAGCGCCAGACTCGCAGTTACCACATAAAACGCTACCGTTTGCATCCCTACAAATACGCTAAGCTCATATACAAGAAATACGAGCCCCAGCAATCCCAAACTAAACAGGTAACGATTCTGGTAAGTAGAGCGTCCCAATCGGCCTTGAACAGAAAACAGGTTGTGCATCGTTAAAGTCCTCCTTGTTAAGGTATCCGGTGTTTCAGTACGCGGTAATGGGTTGCGAATCATGCGTATATATGCAGTATTTTATGTGTTTGGGGCGGGAGAGTTACAGCACTGCAGCAGCCTTTTTCTACTCCTGCAGTGCCATTCGGGAATGGTATCGCCAGATAAGACGCCATCGTAATGCTGCCCTGTTCAAACGCGTTCAAATTGCGTGAGAATACACGTTTCAGATTATCCTTTCATTACCTATCTTCTGGACGACAGCCGGCTAGCTGCCTGCGTTGTTTATTCCATGAAAACGAAGCCCTTTCACGCAAAGATTTCTCAGGTGTGTACTGCCCCGTCGCCCGTATTCACATCTGAACACAAGGAGAGACCATGAACAGAAACGAAATGTTGAGTCGCATCGAAGAGGTGGGTGAACGCTGGGACGTAATCATTGTGGGAGGTGGTGCAACCGGATTGGGTGCTGCAATTGATGCTGCTGCACGGGGGTATCGCACCTTGTTGCTGGAGCAGCATGATTTTGCAAAAGGCACCTCGAGCCGTTCAACCAAACTTGTGCATGGCGGGGTCAGGTACCTGCAGCAGGGTAATGTCTCATTGGTTGTCGAAGCGCTCCGCGAACGTGGACGCATGCTCCGGAATGCACCACACCTGGTACATAACCTGCCTTTTGTTGTACCGAATTACGACTGGTGGGAGGGTCCATTTTATG from Bacteroidota bacterium encodes the following:
- a CDS encoding ATP-binding protein codes for the protein KIDTDNAWLQLAINATRFNLQGETYMLVSVQNIGAELEDQELEAVQHMTRVLAHEIMNSITPIASLAGSARHHLEANSTDKQGEIPEALVDLRDALDTIEKRSQGLLNFVNSYRQIARIPRPDFQLVEVGALFRRVSNLLGAQANDVDLKIDVEPANLTVLADPDQMEQVLINLTKNAIESLEGKENGQVRLEGSLSRRSRVTLKVTDNGSGIAAENQSQIFVPFYSTKATGSGIGLSLSRQIMRRHGGSLRVQSKLGGPTSFLMHF
- a CDS encoding DUF805 domain-containing protein, whose amino-acid sequence is MHNLFSVQGRLGRSTYQNRYLFSLGLLGLVFLVYELSVFVGMQTVAFYVVTASLALALVTLLTAAIRRLHDLDRPAWHLVLAFIPVYNLYLMLSLLCLKGEEEVNLYGFRPEPL